The Actinopolyspora erythraea genome has a segment encoding these proteins:
- a CDS encoding glycosyltransferase family 2 protein, protein MAPVRDSQSYGEGLAVVTVTYSPGDTLDRFLDTLPKATDRQLSVILADNGSTDGAPERAARRSGVELTRMGANLGYGSAANRGIAELGDDIGWVVVSNPDVEWSAGSLDELLAATERWPRGGAFGPLIREPDGAVYPSARSLPSLGRGAGHALLGGIWPDNPFSRAYRRSTDSSAERTAGWLSGSCLLLRRAALDSVTGFDPRYFMYFEDVDLGDRLGRAGWLNVYVPSSEITHIGGHATSSSSGRMLVEHHRSAYRYLADRHPGPSRAPLRLALRAALGTRARVVSRNAERF, encoded by the coding sequence ATGGCCCCCGTGCGCGACTCCCAGAGTTACGGCGAAGGGCTCGCCGTCGTCACCGTCACCTACTCGCCAGGCGACACGCTGGACCGCTTCCTGGACACCCTGCCCAAGGCGACCGACCGGCAGCTCAGCGTGATCCTGGCCGACAACGGCTCCACGGACGGGGCGCCCGAACGCGCGGCGCGGCGATCCGGTGTCGAGCTGACCAGAATGGGGGCGAACCTGGGGTACGGTTCGGCCGCGAATCGCGGCATCGCCGAGCTCGGCGACGACATCGGTTGGGTGGTGGTCTCCAACCCCGACGTCGAGTGGAGCGCGGGCAGTCTCGACGAACTGCTGGCCGCCACCGAGCGCTGGCCGCGCGGCGGGGCGTTCGGCCCGCTGATCCGGGAACCGGACGGCGCCGTCTACCCCTCGGCCCGCTCGCTGCCCTCCCTGGGGCGCGGCGCCGGGCACGCGCTGCTGGGCGGGATATGGCCCGACAACCCGTTCAGCCGTGCCTACCGGCGCTCCACCGACAGCTCCGCCGAGCGCACGGCCGGATGGCTGTCCGGCTCCTGCCTGCTGCTGCGGCGGGCAGCGCTGGACTCGGTGACCGGTTTCGACCCGCGCTACTTCATGTACTTCGAGGACGTCGACCTCGGGGACCGGTTGGGCCGGGCGGGCTGGCTCAACGTGTACGTGCCGAGCAGTGAGATCACCCACATCGGCGGGCACGCCACGTCCAGCTCCTCCGGGCGGATGCTGGTGGAGCACCACCGCAGCGCGTACCGCTACCTGGCCGACCGGCACCCCGGTCCTTCGCGCGCTCCGCTGCGGTTGGCGCTGCGGGCCGCGCTGGGCACCCGGGCGCGCGTGGTCTCGCGCAACGCCGAGCGGTTCTGA
- the manB gene encoding mannose-1-phosphate guanylyltransferase translates to MPSPDDHAPVRGAEAVVLVGGRGTRLRPLTLSAPKPMLPTAGVPFLTHLLSRIRAAGITRVVLSTSYQAETFTEYFGDGSGMGLELEYVTEHEPLDTAGAIRNVSDRLREPDVLVFNGDILSGVDLPALVGEHRAASADVTLHLVRVEDPSRFGCVPTDEDGRVTAFLEKTPNPPVDQVNAGCYVFRREVVEGIPAGRPVSVERETFPGLLESGARLHGYVDSSYWLDLGTPAAFARGSADLVRGVAPTDALDGRVGESLVLPGASVAESASLRGGTTVGAGCAVAERALLSAATLFEGARVDADAEVTDSVVGAGAVIGEGAVLRGAVVADGAVVGAGCELLEGVRVWPEVELPPGGVRFSHDC, encoded by the coding sequence ATGCCGAGTCCGGACGACCACGCGCCGGTACGCGGCGCGGAGGCCGTGGTGCTCGTGGGGGGACGTGGCACGAGGCTGCGTCCGCTGACCCTGTCGGCCCCCAAGCCGATGCTGCCCACCGCCGGAGTGCCGTTCCTGACTCACCTGCTCTCGCGGATCCGCGCGGCAGGGATCACCAGGGTGGTGCTGAGCACCTCCTACCAGGCCGAGACCTTCACCGAGTACTTCGGCGACGGCTCCGGCATGGGGCTGGAGCTGGAGTACGTGACCGAGCACGAGCCGCTGGACACCGCCGGTGCGATCCGCAACGTCTCCGACCGGCTGCGCGAGCCGGACGTGCTCGTGTTCAACGGCGACATTCTCTCCGGGGTGGACCTGCCCGCCCTGGTGGGCGAGCACCGCGCCGCCTCGGCGGACGTCACCCTGCACCTGGTCAGGGTGGAGGACCCCAGCCGGTTCGGCTGCGTGCCCACCGACGAGGACGGCAGGGTGACCGCCTTCCTGGAGAAGACCCCGAACCCGCCCGTGGACCAGGTCAACGCGGGGTGCTACGTCTTCCGGCGGGAGGTGGTCGAGGGCATTCCGGCCGGGCGGCCGGTGTCGGTGGAGCGGGAGACGTTTCCCGGGCTGCTGGAGTCCGGGGCGCGGCTGCACGGGTACGTGGACTCCAGCTACTGGCTCGACCTGGGGACACCGGCGGCCTTCGCGCGCGGCTCGGCGGATCTGGTGCGGGGGGTGGCTCCCACTGACGCGCTCGACGGCCGGGTGGGGGAGTCACTGGTGCTGCCCGGCGCCTCGGTGGCCGAGAGCGCCTCGCTGCGAGGGGGAACCACGGTCGGTGCCGGATGCGCCGTTGCCGAGCGGGCGCTGCTCTCGGCGGCCACGCTGTTCGAGGGGGCCCGCGTGGACGCCGACGCCGAGGTCACCGACAGCGTCGTCGGGGCGGGGGCCGTGATCGGCGAGGGCGCGGTGCTGCGGGGTGCCGTGGTCGCCGACGGGGCCGTGGTCGGCGCGGGCTGCGAGCTGCTCGAAGGCGTCCGGGTGTGGCCCGAAGTGGAGTTGCCGCCCGGCGGCGTGCGCTTCTCGCACGACTGCTGA